A DNA window from Candidatus Neomarinimicrobiota bacterium contains the following coding sequences:
- a CDS encoding rhodanese-like domain-containing protein, producing the protein MSSSKIGQGLMILALSFTFGLGYNALRSGGIPLIAEKEMMTSENVSDIDSLLMEGTVFAAPVLIDLDLAKQLFDMGVVFIDARDEEEFREGHVRGAENLSIIQIASQFFPIDPLVTYCDGRGCDLSLELSENLMLDWEFTKVFVFEGGWPDWEAAGYPTEVGP; encoded by the coding sequence ATGAGCAGTTCGAAGATAGGTCAGGGTCTCATGATTCTGGCCCTATCCTTTACGTTTGGCTTAGGCTATAACGCTTTGAGAAGCGGCGGCATTCCCCTTATCGCAGAAAAGGAAATGATGACAAGCGAAAACGTTTCGGACATTGATTCTCTTCTTATGGAAGGGACGGTTTTCGCTGCTCCGGTGTTGATCGATCTTGACCTGGCGAAGCAGTTGTTCGACATGGGTGTTGTATTCATCGATGCCAGGGATGAGGAGGAGTTCCGGGAAGGGCATGTTCGTGGAGCTGAAAATCTGTCTATCATTCAGATTGCTTCTCAGTTCTTTCCAATCGATCCACTGGTGACATATTGCGACGGCCGTGGATGCGACCTCAGTCTGGAACTGTCAGAAAACCTGATGCTTGACTGGGAGTTTACGAAGGTGTTCGTTTTTGAGGGCGGGTGGCCCGATTGGGAGGCTGCTGGCTATCCGACCGAGGTAGGCCCTTGA